A region of Maridesulfovibrio sp. DNA encodes the following proteins:
- a CDS encoding ABC transporter substrate-binding protein, producing the protein MKKKLFLLLFLLLFLLLIACERTVSVKVEESQNAGIYPDKVVLGASLALEGHASYLGIQTLHGALAYLKHVNANGGVHGRTIEVVAYDDSYDPPKCLINTQKLIIEDKIFALFCYVGTPTTVEVLPLVEDARIPLLGMFTGADALRKPFNRYLINIRPSYYQETREAVRHMVEDLGITKIAVFYQYDAFGFDGLTGTELALKDYNLEPVARGSYTRGSLDVSEGVERIRDSGAEAVFMIGTSGPCIKFMDRLESEGVSPVYYTVSFMGAREFARNLKSGKELVIMSQVVPPFADDRDLSSSEAASYIELLKQYYPQETPSLVGLEGFFNARILVEGLKRSGRDLSREGFIRAIETMNNYEIAPGITVSYGDADHQGMDKVYFTRLSEGRFELIRNWAELRNGAVK; encoded by the coding sequence ATGAAAAAAAAATTATTTCTGCTCCTGTTTTTGCTTCTGTTTCTGCTTCTTATCGCATGTGAACGCACTGTATCTGTAAAGGTTGAGGAAAGTCAAAACGCAGGCATTTATCCGGACAAAGTGGTACTTGGTGCGTCTTTGGCCCTTGAGGGGCACGCCAGCTATCTGGGTATCCAGACTCTGCACGGGGCTCTTGCATACCTTAAGCATGTCAATGCAAACGGCGGAGTCCATGGAAGGACGATTGAGGTTGTTGCCTACGATGATTCCTACGATCCCCCGAAATGTTTGATCAATACCCAGAAGCTGATAATCGAGGACAAGATTTTTGCCTTGTTCTGTTATGTGGGTACACCTACAACGGTGGAGGTCCTTCCGCTGGTTGAGGACGCCCGTATCCCCTTGCTGGGGATGTTTACCGGTGCCGATGCCTTACGCAAGCCGTTTAACCGCTATCTGATCAATATCCGTCCTTCTTACTATCAGGAAACCCGTGAAGCTGTACGCCATATGGTGGAGGACCTTGGGATCACTAAAATTGCTGTCTTCTACCAGTATGACGCCTTCGGTTTTGACGGGTTGACCGGGACTGAATTGGCTTTGAAGGATTACAATCTGGAACCCGTAGCCAGAGGTTCCTACACCCGTGGTTCCCTTGATGTAAGTGAGGGAGTCGAGCGAATCAGGGATTCCGGGGCGGAGGCTGTTTTCATGATCGGGACCAGCGGGCCATGCATCAAATTTATGGATCGGCTTGAGAGTGAGGGAGTCAGTCCGGTTTATTATACGGTCTCATTTATGGGAGCGCGTGAATTTGCCCGTAATCTGAAATCAGGCAAGGAACTGGTTATCATGTCGCAAGTGGTTCCGCCTTTTGCTGACGACAGGGATCTTTCCAGTTCTGAAGCTGCGAGCTACATTGAGCTGCTGAAGCAGTATTATCCGCAGGAAACTCCCAGCCTTGTCGGACTGGAAGGTTTTTTCAACGCCCGTATCCTTGTGGAAGGTTTGAAGCGCAGCGGACGAGACCTCAGCAGGGAGGGTTTTATCCGGGCAATTGAAACCATGAATAATTATGAAATTGCGCCGGGTATTACAGTCTCCTACGGCGATGCTGATCATCAGGGAATGGACAAAGTTTATTTCACCCGTTTGAGTGAAGGCCGGTTCGAATTGATCAGGAATTGGGCCGAGCTGAGAAATGGAGCTGTGAAATGA
- a CDS encoding response regulator: protein MSKILVIDDEKATLSMFKMLLTAYGHEVLTAENGEEGISLFDSEKPDLVMTDIKMPGMDGLQVLGKIKSISPDSEVIVITGHGDMELAIKALNLDATDFLNKPVKREELEKALLLSADRIKFARSRQKDICLTLEDELAVINISGNLTSKSEGLLLDVFDEALSTAKGNFLLIFQEKSSINGAAMDSLFKLVEKARTRGCGIHIAGLSENFRSVLDSMGITQMASVYATEQEARKSL, encoded by the coding sequence ATGAGCAAAATTTTAGTAATTGATGATGAAAAAGCTACTTTGAGCATGTTTAAGATGCTTTTGACCGCTTACGGGCATGAGGTGCTTACTGCTGAAAACGGTGAAGAGGGGATCAGTCTTTTTGACTCCGAAAAGCCTGACCTTGTTATGACCGACATCAAAATGCCCGGCATGGACGGCCTGCAGGTTTTGGGAAAAATAAAATCTATTTCACCGGATTCAGAAGTTATCGTCATTACCGGGCACGGGGATATGGAACTTGCCATCAAGGCTCTTAATCTGGATGCTACGGATTTCCTTAACAAACCGGTCAAGCGTGAAGAGCTTGAGAAGGCCCTGCTGCTTTCTGCTGACAGGATCAAGTTCGCCCGCAGCAGGCAGAAGGATATCTGCCTGACCCTTGAAGATGAGTTAGCGGTTATAAATATCAGCGGTAACCTGACTTCTAAATCCGAAGGCCTGTTGCTGGATGTCTTTGATGAAGCTCTCAGTACGGCCAAAGGAAATTTTCTGCTCATATTTCAGGAAAAGTCATCCATTAACGGGGCAGCTATGGATTCTTTATTCAAGCTGGTGGAAAAAGCCCGTACTCGTGGGTGCGGTATACATATTGCCGGGCTATCCGAAAATTTTCGTTCAGTACTCGATTCCATGGGGATAACCCAGATGGCTTCTGTTTATGCGACTGAGCAGGAAGCGCGGAAGAGTTTGTAG
- a CDS encoding aminotransferase class V-fold PLP-dependent enzyme produces the protein MIGDDFAELQLFITGPILLREEVRKAGLLPEFGHRDAENPKRFEPIMRNLMAIAGNPEGYIPVIFNGSGTNVLESSIRSLVADSDKVLNVSVGAFGDLYHQLAVVNGKNAVQLKFPYGHAIDLEKLKDALKEHKPDIVTFTHNETSTGVINDVVAVCEVIRAHGAEPIIDGVSIFGGAPALINECKPLMYCTSTQKSLGLPAGYGIGFVSEKALIKAESVANRGYTTDIIAQVGKARINQTLTTPNGTLANQMCVQLDYIVNDETVDGRFKRHEEMRSIAHKWAETMDGYELFAQEGYRSPSLTTFKTPAHMSIDKLKEVKELMRGHGYLFDPGYGKINKELEEQGESPIFRVGHMADIMPEMLEEYLEVLGGVVKGFN, from the coding sequence ATGATCGGTGACGATTTTGCAGAGCTCCAACTTTTTATAACCGGCCCCATACTTTTGCGCGAAGAAGTGCGCAAAGCCGGGCTTCTTCCTGAATTCGGACACCGCGATGCGGAGAATCCCAAGCGCTTTGAACCAATTATGCGTAATCTGATGGCGATTGCCGGTAATCCTGAAGGGTATATTCCGGTTATATTCAACGGCTCAGGTACCAACGTGCTTGAATCCTCAATTCGTTCACTTGTTGCGGATTCAGATAAGGTGCTCAATGTTTCTGTGGGGGCGTTTGGCGATCTCTACCATCAGTTGGCTGTGGTCAACGGTAAGAATGCGGTGCAGCTGAAATTCCCTTATGGTCATGCTATCGATTTGGAAAAATTGAAAGATGCCCTCAAGGAGCACAAGCCGGACATTGTCACTTTTACCCATAATGAAACTTCTACCGGGGTCATCAATGATGTGGTTGCGGTTTGCGAAGTGATACGTGCCCACGGTGCGGAACCGATTATAGACGGGGTTTCTATTTTTGGGGGTGCTCCTGCATTAATTAATGAATGCAAGCCGCTCATGTATTGCACCTCTACTCAAAAGTCATTGGGGCTGCCAGCCGGGTACGGTATCGGATTTGTGAGTGAAAAAGCCCTGATTAAAGCTGAGTCTGTTGCAAACCGTGGTTATACTACGGACATTATCGCACAGGTTGGGAAGGCCAGAATCAACCAGACGCTGACCACTCCCAATGGTACCCTTGCCAACCAGATGTGTGTGCAGCTCGACTATATAGTTAATGATGAGACCGTAGATGGTCGCTTCAAGCGTCATGAAGAAATGCGCTCCATAGCTCATAAATGGGCAGAGACCATGGACGGCTATGAACTCTTCGCGCAGGAAGGTTACCGTTCTCCCAGCCTGACTACATTTAAGACTCCCGCACATATGAGCATCGACAAGCTCAAGGAAGTGAAAGAGCTTATGCGTGGTCATGGTTATCTTTTTGACCCCGGTTACGGCAAGATTAACAAGGAATTGGAAGAACAGGGTGAATCGCCTATCTTCCGTGTAGGGCACATGGCTGACATTATGCCAGAGATGCTTGAAGAATATCTTGAAGTGCTCGGCGGGGTAGTAAAAGGATTCAATTAG
- a CDS encoding ATP-binding protein, whose product MSFFTKQNLVERFSGLTLKNKIFFSTLGVILIISAIIALLARWILVSSLTKELELRGVAIAYSIAERGAGYILDKDYPRLLSLAFEEAKLRERQHLITYIYILDKDGKVLCHTFTQPFPKGLDLANPIPQGDGKSVRRIDLGRTSAYDIAVPIKEGLYRIGTVHVGLNKIHIDELVSTLRFTFLGFISFVVIIIFVISHRLAKYITQPVSTLTRVSDELSRGNFDFSLDLLAGGTDWNASNCPAYYNTDFPCWHFDLSTVGDDREIDGHANLQQCRDCHFYYKREGDEVVKLADSFRNMVWSIKLYRRRLRESEEKYKSLFDSGPDPVLVVSCEDFRIIDANPRVTELYGYSRQELIGEEFLRLGPEANEECIKAFEEYGGPSGCVYYPKILHYRKGGTPVYVNMHVCPITYKSQPSMIVAVNDVTEIIEKDAQLVQAAKMKSLGEMSAGVAHEVNQPLNAIKMGSEFLALMAEQGRDVPAAQLQEVASEVSNQVDRAAEIISALRAFGRKSGFKTDRVDINAPVNGVLALVTKQFELQNIFIHLNLVEGLPKVIAEDNRLQQVFFNLVNNARDAIAEKRENLGLESEDFINIDTYEDRGLVCARVSDTGAGITEEVRNKIFEPFFSTKEVGYGMGLGLAITYGIVRDYKGSIDIESEPGNGTSFIISFPAAPDEN is encoded by the coding sequence ATGAGCTTTTTTACAAAGCAGAATCTTGTAGAGCGTTTTTCCGGACTGACCCTTAAGAATAAGATTTTTTTCTCAACTCTTGGGGTTATCCTGATCATCAGTGCAATTATCGCCCTGCTGGCGCGGTGGATTCTGGTTTCTTCTTTGACCAAGGAACTGGAGTTGCGCGGGGTGGCAATTGCCTATTCCATTGCTGAACGCGGCGCCGGATACATTCTCGATAAGGATTATCCACGGCTGCTCAGTCTTGCTTTTGAAGAGGCAAAGCTGCGTGAGCGGCAGCATCTTATCACTTACATCTACATTCTGGATAAGGATGGCAAAGTGCTTTGCCATACTTTTACCCAACCGTTTCCCAAGGGGCTTGATCTCGCCAACCCAATTCCGCAAGGAGACGGCAAATCAGTTCGGCGTATTGATCTGGGCAGGACTTCCGCATACGACATTGCCGTACCAATTAAGGAAGGGCTGTACCGTATCGGAACTGTCCATGTGGGATTGAACAAAATTCATATTGATGAACTGGTTTCCACCCTCAGGTTTACTTTTCTGGGCTTTATTTCTTTTGTTGTCATTATTATCTTTGTGATCAGCCATCGTCTGGCCAAGTATATTACCCAGCCGGTCAGTACCTTGACCCGTGTTTCAGATGAGCTTTCAAGAGGAAATTTCGATTTCAGTCTCGATCTGCTTGCCGGCGGTACGGACTGGAATGCTTCCAATTGTCCGGCCTATTACAATACTGATTTTCCATGCTGGCATTTTGATCTTTCAACCGTAGGTGATGACAGGGAGATCGACGGTCATGCCAATCTTCAGCAGTGCCGGGACTGTCATTTCTACTACAAACGCGAAGGCGATGAGGTAGTCAAGCTTGCTGATAGTTTTCGCAATATGGTCTGGTCAATCAAGCTCTACCGTCGCAGGTTGCGTGAGTCCGAAGAGAAATACAAGTCGCTTTTTGACAGCGGCCCGGACCCTGTTCTTGTGGTTTCCTGTGAGGATTTTAGAATTATTGATGCCAACCCGCGTGTTACAGAGCTTTACGGCTACTCCCGGCAGGAATTGATCGGGGAGGAGTTTCTCAGGCTGGGGCCGGAAGCCAACGAGGAATGTATCAAGGCTTTCGAGGAATACGGCGGGCCTTCCGGTTGTGTGTATTATCCCAAGATTCTTCATTATCGTAAGGGAGGGACTCCCGTTTACGTGAATATGCATGTCTGTCCCATCACTTATAAGAGTCAGCCGTCCATGATTGTGGCGGTGAATGATGTTACCGAAATTATTGAGAAGGATGCCCAGTTGGTCCAGGCTGCCAAAATGAAGTCTCTTGGCGAAATGTCTGCCGGGGTCGCTCACGAGGTCAATCAGCCGCTCAATGCCATCAAAATGGGCAGCGAATTTCTCGCGCTCATGGCCGAGCAGGGGCGTGATGTCCCGGCAGCCCAGTTGCAGGAGGTCGCCAGTGAAGTCAGCAATCAGGTTGACCGTGCTGCCGAGATTATCAGCGCCCTGCGTGCCTTTGGGCGTAAGTCGGGATTCAAGACCGACAGAGTGGACATCAATGCTCCGGTGAACGGGGTTCTTGCTCTGGTAACCAAGCAGTTCGAGTTACAGAATATTTTTATCCATTTGAATCTTGTGGAAGGACTGCCCAAAGTTATTGCCGAAGATAACCGCCTGCAGCAGGTTTTTTTCAATCTGGTAAACAATGCCCGCGATGCCATTGCCGAGAAACGTGAAAACCTTGGCTTGGAGAGCGAGGATTTCATCAATATCGACACTTATGAAGACAGGGGGCTTGTTTGCGCCCGTGTTTCCGATACCGGTGCAGGAATTACTGAAGAAGTGCGCAACAAAATATTTGAGCCTTTTTTCAGTACCAAAGAGGTAGGATATGGGATGGGCTTGGGTCTTGCCATTACTTATGGAATAGTGAGAGATTACAAGGGCAGCATCGATATTGAAAGCGAACCCGGAAACGGAACTTCTTTTATAATTTCCTTTCCTGCTGCACCGGACGAAAATTAA
- a CDS encoding TetR/AcrR family transcriptional regulator, whose amino-acid sequence MTKMSKKKAAILEAATILFANKGFTDTSMQELSKMTGAAEGTIFYHFKNKEHLLLTILEATKDRILEEFKAHMEHHAPGTGIEEMEEVVAFYLLLAGRMEYQFLLLHRHFLYQFAESRPEFREHLVDIYNCLVILFEQAIQKGLEDGSIGKVNPRKSALIIFTMVDGLVRFKNFNLYDAGALYNELIRSIRRMLKSN is encoded by the coding sequence ATGACCAAGATGTCCAAAAAGAAGGCGGCAATACTGGAGGCTGCCACCATCCTTTTCGCCAATAAAGGTTTTACCGATACTTCCATGCAGGAATTATCCAAAATGACCGGAGCGGCGGAGGGGACAATCTTTTATCACTTCAAGAATAAAGAACACCTGTTGCTGACTATCCTCGAGGCAACCAAGGACCGTATCCTGGAGGAGTTCAAGGCCCACATGGAGCATCATGCACCGGGTACAGGCATTGAAGAGATGGAAGAGGTGGTTGCGTTTTACCTTCTTCTGGCTGGGCGTATGGAATATCAGTTTCTTCTTCTGCACCGACATTTCCTTTATCAGTTCGCCGAAAGTCGACCTGAGTTCCGGGAACACCTCGTGGACATCTATAATTGTCTGGTCATTCTTTTTGAGCAGGCTATCCAAAAGGGGTTGGAAGATGGCTCCATCGGCAAGGTCAATCCCCGGAAGAGTGCACTCATCATTTTTACGATGGTAGATGGTTTAGTGAGATTCAAGAATTTTAATCTCTACGATGCGGGTGCCCTGTACAACGAATTGATCAGGTCCATCCGTAGGATGTTGAAATCTAACTAG
- the ruvX gene encoding Holliday junction resolvase RuvX gives MKALGIDFGTKRVGLAITDPERMFAFPLKVMERTTRDAMFSELLEIIENEKVDDIVIGLPLSLDGEDTLTTRQVRNFAASLERRVDLPIHLVDERLSSIAAEDELKEAGLWDRKRKKNLDSQAAKIILETWLARA, from the coding sequence ATGAAAGCATTAGGCATAGACTTCGGGACCAAGCGTGTCGGCTTGGCGATTACAGACCCGGAACGGATGTTTGCTTTTCCGCTCAAAGTGATGGAACGCACCACCCGCGACGCAATGTTCTCGGAGTTGCTTGAAATTATAGAAAATGAGAAGGTCGATGACATTGTTATCGGCCTTCCCTTATCTCTGGACGGGGAAGATACTTTGACTACCAGACAGGTACGTAATTTTGCGGCTTCGCTGGAACGAAGGGTTGACTTGCCCATACATCTTGTTGATGAAAGACTCAGCTCTATTGCAGCGGAAGACGAACTCAAGGAGGCCGGACTTTGGGACCGGAAAAGAAAAAAGAATCTGGACAGCCAGGCTGCGAAAATAATTCTGGAAACGTGGCTCGCCCGAGCATAG
- the mltG gene encoding endolytic transglycosylase MltG has translation MGPEKKKESGQPGCENNSGNVARPSIVLRFVMPAIAFGCMALMLVAGWFMYRNWTFLNVPPEQEGREILFTIAPGQPLWTVAGDLAEAGLITNAKQFREYAQTQGKASKVRAGEFSLWSNMTAPQVLETLTTSSGILHKFSVREGLTWWATAAKADASGLTEYAAFKKAVSDPELLAKYKIPAKNAEGYLFPETYLLTRPKSDTGKVMVETMLKEFRKAANKAWDGKLPSPQEIHKTVILASLVEKETGDVRERRTIAGVFANRLEKGYLLQCDPTIIYGLGETFDGNLRKKHLTDKSNPYNSYQHRGLPPGPICSPGLDSLEAAINPEKHSYLYFVAKGDGSHYFSKSLKEHNAAVKKYQLRRNRQTYRSYN, from the coding sequence TTGGGACCGGAAAAGAAAAAAGAATCTGGACAGCCAGGCTGCGAAAATAATTCTGGAAACGTGGCTCGCCCGAGCATAGTTCTTCGTTTTGTGATGCCTGCCATCGCCTTTGGGTGCATGGCACTCATGCTGGTTGCAGGCTGGTTCATGTACCGCAACTGGACCTTTCTCAATGTCCCCCCGGAACAGGAAGGACGCGAAATTCTTTTCACCATAGCCCCCGGTCAGCCGCTCTGGACTGTTGCTGGCGACCTTGCCGAAGCCGGGCTGATAACCAACGCCAAGCAATTCCGTGAATACGCGCAAACTCAAGGCAAGGCTTCAAAAGTACGGGCCGGGGAATTCAGCCTATGGTCCAACATGACCGCCCCGCAGGTACTCGAAACCCTGACCACATCTTCCGGTATCCTGCATAAATTTTCTGTCCGCGAAGGTCTGACATGGTGGGCTACTGCCGCAAAGGCAGACGCGTCCGGACTGACAGAATATGCAGCATTCAAAAAGGCGGTTTCAGATCCGGAACTGCTGGCTAAGTACAAAATACCGGCCAAAAACGCCGAAGGTTATCTTTTTCCGGAGACCTACCTGCTGACCAGACCCAAAAGCGATACCGGGAAAGTCATGGTAGAGACCATGCTCAAAGAGTTCCGCAAAGCCGCTAACAAGGCTTGGGACGGCAAGCTGCCATCCCCGCAGGAAATCCATAAAACCGTCATTCTTGCCTCGCTAGTCGAAAAAGAAACCGGAGATGTTCGAGAAAGACGCACCATTGCCGGTGTCTTTGCCAACCGTCTTGAAAAAGGCTACCTGCTCCAGTGTGATCCGACTATCATCTACGGGCTGGGCGAAACATTTGACGGCAACCTGCGTAAAAAACATCTGACCGACAAATCCAACCCCTACAACTCATACCAGCACAGGGGACTGCCTCCCGGTCCCATATGCTCACCGGGCCTCGACTCTCTTGAAGCAGCGATCAATCCGGAAAAACATTCATATCTCTATTTCGTAGCCAAGGGAGACGGTTCGCATTATTTCAGCAAATCGTTAAAGGAGCATAATGCAGCTGTGAAGAAGTATCAGTTGCGCAGGAACAGGCAAACGTACAGGTCTTACAACTAA
- a CDS encoding FAD-binding and (Fe-S)-binding domain-containing protein, which translates to MPQLGPHISIPAEALLQRVLGLDPFEFKGWPEDVRTLAESIAAELFLVRYNPFIDPELVRKSVSRTLTLARPTLSGEYPQRLARAVENFWLKQDADKEFKDRFIEKMKEILPEHCIGLDPHTVVQSATDATDLRIELPIAVLFPEDTEQVRAIVRLANEMQFGLIPRGGGTGATGGAIPALDRTAVLSLARFKKILSVDTEAMTLCAQAGVITLDAIKAADKKGVLFTVDPASKAGSSLGGNISENSGGPFAFEYGCTIDNIISYKMVMPKGDLIEIRRQGHPGHKIFAHENATFEIYDSKDRLIDTIELTAEEIRTTGLGKDVTNKYLGGLPGVQKEGVDGIITECCFALYPKPSNSRVLCLEFYGRSMRNAMLVIKDVVALRDTIREEGDLVKISALEEFGPKYVQAIKYVKKSDKYEGEPISVLILQLDSDDEAALQSAVDTILSIVQPYDSVDIFAARDEKEAELFWEDRHKLSAIAKRTSGFKVNEDIVIPLEVIPDFSDFLEDLNLIYLAKIYRRSLLAVKELQGFPIEEPKVELALERTTNILKGKITGTDMSDQELEGQVHYLFQELRDEFPKLDAEINKILKKLKDQRIIIANHMHAGDGNCHVNIPVNSNDPDMLHSAHEAVDDVFKKVLELKGEVSGEHGIGITKIDYLSEEKIEAIKAYKLKVDPLNILNPGKLTRRDLPSPAYTFSFNRLINDLNKTAIKDKEHLMELLQNIQTCTRCGKCKQVCPMYFPEQGLMYHPRNKNIALGALIEAIYYSQVQRGEPSPHLMTKLRKIMEHCTACGRCTSVCPIKIDSAGAALQIRSFLEYKGTGGHPIKNAILGFIAKDPQSRLPKTAKFLSLSAGLQAKAVGLIPGHWRRRMESPMLHSKTPAMDFRNLSESIQLDKGSMFLQNTPAPDSVYYFPGCGASLFSKDIGMATLYLLLKSGVNVVMPAKHLCCGYPLLASGCIEAYNTNRHRNISDIQYRIAKASIAGMKVSTLITACGTCRESLESYEFRELGYDLKRSDAVQYLLNNPGNLNFSTVKDAQDVIYHASCHTEWTDVQKNKAPEIYRKAIADMLGAEVTLSPGCCGESGLGSITSPEIYNKLRDRKGGQLKKDLQGHGKETPILVGCPSCKVGIKRNMQTLKKHNRVLHTVEYMAELIGGPKWRKDFKKELERATRQDELVLI; encoded by the coding sequence ATGCCTCAATTAGGTCCCCATATTTCCATTCCCGCCGAAGCACTGCTGCAACGGGTGCTCGGCCTTGATCCCTTTGAATTTAAAGGCTGGCCAGAAGATGTACGCACCCTTGCGGAAAGCATCGCTGCCGAACTTTTCCTTGTGCGCTACAACCCCTTCATCGACCCCGAATTGGTCCGTAAATCAGTTTCCCGCACCCTGACACTTGCCCGCCCGACCCTTTCCGGCGAGTATCCGCAACGATTGGCCCGTGCTGTTGAAAATTTCTGGCTCAAACAGGATGCGGATAAGGAATTCAAGGACAGGTTCATCGAAAAGATGAAAGAGATTCTTCCCGAGCACTGTATCGGACTTGATCCGCATACCGTAGTCCAGTCCGCAACCGACGCAACAGACCTGCGTATCGAACTGCCCATCGCAGTTCTTTTTCCCGAAGATACAGAACAGGTCCGTGCTATTGTACGTCTTGCCAATGAGATGCAGTTCGGACTTATCCCGCGCGGTGGAGGAACCGGTGCAACCGGGGGTGCTATCCCCGCTCTGGACCGCACAGCTGTGCTCTCCCTTGCCCGCTTCAAAAAAATTCTGAGTGTGGACACCGAAGCCATGACTCTCTGCGCTCAGGCCGGGGTAATCACTCTCGATGCCATTAAAGCTGCGGATAAAAAAGGTGTGCTTTTCACTGTGGACCCGGCATCCAAGGCGGGCTCATCCCTCGGGGGTAACATTTCCGAAAACTCCGGCGGACCTTTTGCCTTTGAATACGGCTGTACCATCGACAACATCATCAGTTACAAGATGGTTATGCCTAAAGGTGATCTCATTGAAATTCGCCGTCAGGGTCACCCCGGACACAAAATTTTCGCCCATGAGAACGCAACCTTTGAAATTTATGATTCCAAAGACCGCCTCATCGACACTATTGAGCTCACTGCCGAAGAAATCCGCACTACCGGACTCGGTAAGGATGTAACCAACAAATATCTCGGCGGTCTGCCCGGCGTGCAGAAGGAAGGGGTCGACGGTATCATCACAGAATGCTGCTTCGCCCTTTATCCCAAACCCAGCAACTCCCGTGTGCTCTGCCTTGAATTTTACGGCCGCTCAATGCGTAACGCAATGCTGGTTATCAAGGATGTAGTGGCCCTGCGCGACACCATCCGCGAAGAAGGCGACCTTGTAAAAATTTCGGCACTGGAAGAATTCGGTCCCAAGTATGTGCAGGCTATTAAATATGTTAAAAAGTCTGACAAGTACGAAGGTGAACCTATCTCCGTACTCATCCTGCAGCTTGATTCAGATGACGAAGCCGCTCTGCAGAGTGCGGTGGACACCATCCTTTCCATTGTCCAGCCCTACGACAGCGTGGACATCTTTGCTGCCCGCGATGAAAAAGAAGCTGAACTTTTCTGGGAAGACCGCCACAAACTCTCGGCAATCGCCAAGCGCACTTCCGGGTTCAAAGTCAACGAAGACATCGTAATTCCCCTTGAAGTAATTCCGGATTTCTCGGACTTCCTTGAGGACCTGAACCTTATCTACCTTGCCAAAATCTACCGCCGCTCCCTGCTTGCAGTTAAGGAATTGCAGGGATTTCCCATTGAAGAACCGAAAGTTGAACTGGCCCTTGAGCGGACCACCAACATTCTCAAAGGCAAAATCACCGGCACGGACATGAGCGACCAGGAACTTGAGGGACAGGTTCACTACCTCTTTCAGGAACTGCGCGACGAATTTCCCAAGCTGGATGCCGAAATCAACAAAATCCTCAAGAAGCTGAAGGATCAGCGCATCATTATCGCCAACCACATGCATGCGGGTGACGGTAACTGCCACGTGAACATCCCGGTCAACTCCAACGACCCGGACATGCTGCACAGCGCCCACGAAGCTGTTGACGATGTATTCAAGAAAGTTCTTGAACTTAAAGGAGAGGTCTCAGGTGAACACGGTATCGGCATCACCAAGATAGACTACCTTTCCGAGGAGAAAATCGAAGCCATCAAAGCATACAAGCTCAAGGTGGACCCTCTTAACATCCTCAACCCCGGTAAACTGACCCGCAGGGATCTCCCGTCCCCGGCATACACGTTCTCGTTCAACAGACTGATCAACGATCTGAACAAGACTGCCATCAAGGACAAAGAGCACCTGATGGAACTGCTCCAGAACATCCAGACCTGTACACGTTGCGGTAAATGCAAACAGGTCTGCCCCATGTATTTCCCGGAGCAGGGTCTCATGTACCATCCACGCAACAAGAACATCGCCCTTGGTGCGCTCATTGAAGCTATTTACTATTCACAGGTCCAGCGTGGCGAACCTTCTCCGCACCTGATGACCAAGCTGCGCAAGATCATGGAGCACTGTACCGCCTGCGGACGCTGCACTTCGGTCTGCCCCATCAAAATTGATTCAGCCGGAGCGGCACTGCAAATCCGTTCTTTCCTCGAATACAAGGGAACCGGGGGACATCCCATTAAAAACGCGATCCTCGGCTTCATTGCCAAAGACCCGCAGAGCAGGCTGCCCAAGACTGCCAAATTCCTCTCCCTTTCCGCAGGGCTGCAGGCAAAGGCAGTGGGGCTCATTCCCGGTCACTGGCGCAGACGCATGGAATCACCCATGCTGCACAGCAAGACTCCGGCCATGGATTTCCGCAACCTGTCCGAGTCCATTCAGCTCGACAAGGGGTCCATGTTCCTGCAGAACACTCCTGCACCGGACAGTGTTTACTACTTCCCCGGCTGCGGCGCGTCACTGTTCTCCAAGGACATCGGTATGGCGACCTTGTACCTGCTGCTTAAATCAGGTGTAAACGTGGTCATGCCCGCAAAACACCTCTGCTGCGGTTACCCCCTGCTGGCAAGCGGCTGTATTGAAGCATACAACACAAACCGCCACCGCAATATCAGCGACATCCAATACCGCATTGCCAAGGCATCCATTGCGGGGATGAAGGTTTCCACCCTTATCACCGCATGCGGAACATGCCGCGAATCTCTTGAATCATACGAATTCAGGGAGCTTGGATACGACCTCAAACGCAGCGATGCAGTGCAGTATCTGCTGAACAATCCTGGCAACCTCAACTTCAGCACCGTAAAGGATGCTCAGGACGTAATCTACCACGCCTCCTGTCATACTGAATGGACGGATGTGCAGAAGAACAAGGCCCCGGAAATTTACCGTAAAGCCATTGCAGACATGCTTGGTGCTGAAGTAACCCTCTCTCCGGGTTGTTGCGGAGAATCTGGACTCGGCTCCATCACCAGTCCTGAAATCTACAATAAGCTGCGTGACCGCAAAGGCGGACAGCTCAAAAAAGATCTTCAGGGACATGGTAAAGAAACACCGATACTTGTCGGCTGCCCTTCCTGCAAAGTGGGTATCAAACGCAATATGCAGACTCTCAAAAAACATAACCGCGTACTTCACACAGTGGAATACATGGCCGAACTCATCGGCGGACCCAAGTGGCGCAAAGATTTCAAGAAAGAACTCGAACGCGCTACCCGTCAGGATGAATTAGTATTGATTTAG